In Elusimicrobiota bacterium, a single window of DNA contains:
- a CDS encoding excinuclease ABC subunit UvrC produces the protein MNNTLKKKLENLPQYPGVYIMRDISSKIIYIGKATSLKTRVKSYFSNTEQSLKNVLLVKLVKSIDYILTDNVKSALVLEESLIKRFQPKYNVMWKDDKRYPYLKITNEQFPAVIIVRQKKTDGCKYFGPYPDVTDMKKTLRIIYKNFGVRPCRYNLDKRKIGCLYYHLAKCPAPCIGKIDIKSYYHIVANVIMFLSGKNNQLIKSLENEMAVAEKKLEFENAAKLRDTIFAVRNTLEKITAPLLREVTLEDILLGVDRTSYISDLCKLIGKNINRIEGFDISNISGGVESGIKYAVGSMVVFECGLPLKSDYRRFKIRTIRKTNDCAMIREIIKRRYSGSLSLKMPLPDLIIIDGGKGQLSAAERALKATLPKLPEIIAIAKQKEELFFTDNEESVILAKNSLALNLIKYIRDEAHRFAISYHKLLRRKLLKE, from the coding sequence ATGAATAATACGCTTAAAAAAAAATTAGAAAACCTACCACAATATCCCGGTGTTTATATAATGCGGGACATATCCAGTAAAATAATCTATATCGGTAAGGCGACTTCACTAAAAACACGGGTAAAATCATATTTTAGTAATACTGAACAATCATTAAAAAATGTATTACTTGTAAAATTGGTCAAAAGTATTGATTATATTTTAACCGATAATGTTAAATCGGCGCTGGTTCTGGAAGAATCGTTAATCAAACGGTTTCAGCCGAAATATAATGTGATGTGGAAAGATGATAAACGATATCCGTATCTAAAAATTACAAACGAACAATTTCCAGCAGTTATTATTGTAAGACAAAAAAAAACAGATGGTTGTAAATACTTCGGACCTTATCCTGATGTAACCGATATGAAAAAGACATTGCGGATTATTTATAAAAATTTTGGCGTGCGACCTTGTAGATACAATTTAGATAAACGAAAAATCGGGTGTCTTTATTACCATCTTGCAAAATGTCCGGCACCATGTATTGGCAAAATTGATATAAAATCATATTATCATATTGTCGCTAATGTGATAATGTTTTTAAGTGGGAAAAACAATCAACTTATAAAATCGCTTGAGAATGAAATGGCTGTTGCAGAAAAAAAACTTGAGTTTGAGAACGCAGCAAAATTGCGTGATACAATTTTTGCAGTAAGAAATACGCTTGAAAAAATTACTGCACCACTTTTACGCGAGGTTACACTTGAAGATATCCTGTTAGGTGTTGATAGAACTTCATATATTTCTGACTTATGTAAACTTATTGGTAAAAATATAAACAGGATTGAGGGGTTTGATATATCAAATATCTCCGGAGGAGTGGAAAGTGGGATAAAATATGCTGTTGGTTCAATGGTTGTTTTTGAATGTGGGCTGCCATTAAAAAGTGATTACAGAAGATTCAAGATAAGAACTATAAGAAAAACAAACGATTGTGCGATGATACGCGAAATTATCAAACGCAGATATTCAGGCTCTTTATCACTCAAAATGCCACTACCTGATTTGATTATTATTGACGGTGGGAAGGGGCAACTTTCAGCCGCAGAACGCGCCCTTAAGGCTACACTACCAAAACTACCAGAAATTATCGCAATCGCTAAACAGAAAGAAGAACTTTTTTTCACAGACAATGAAGAATCAGTAATTCTGGCAAAAAATTCGCTCGCATTAAATCTGATAAAGTATATCCGTGATGAAGCACACAGATTCGCAATTTCATATCATAAACTATTGAGAAGAAAATTACTGAAAGAATAA
- the holA gene encoding DNA polymerase III subunit delta yields the protein MAKISYYAFNSKLKLLKKSDISPVYLFYGKEDYLKNEAICQLEKILVEPELHDLNYSVFYLPDKHEKQPDDVDTSVDKHKILQNALLSCNSLPFLSETKLVVLKNFHNLLESQDSLLEKYIKNPAPTTCLVLVAGEKLPKRKIFQKIEEMYPIINFYNLPDNQLCNWILDYVSNLPPPPFNKQISIDAADSIIKITGNALFDIKNEVDKLILYTAEKSEITIDDVEDCCGHFRQHSVFELLSPLAKKNIDMAIKILTNLFNNGEDEFGLLGVLSDRYRKYQQFFEAKSHGATDWDALKETEIKFFQKEFLDDVRQLEWAEIKSALQQILETEIKMKSGMGGGGGSQVCLEQLVFELCQ from the coding sequence ATGGCTAAAATCAGTTATTATGCGTTCAACTCAAAATTGAAATTATTAAAAAAATCTGATATCTCGCCTGTATATCTTTTCTATGGCAAAGAAGATTATTTGAAAAATGAAGCCATATGCCAGTTAGAAAAAATTCTGGTTGAACCCGAACTACATGATTTGAATTACAGTGTTTTTTATCTTCCGGATAAACATGAAAAGCAGCCTGATGATGTTGATACATCCGTTGATAAACATAAGATACTACAGAACGCACTTTTATCTTGTAATTCATTACCATTTCTTTCCGAGACAAAACTGGTTGTTCTAAAAAATTTCCACAATCTTTTAGAATCACAGGATTCTTTGCTTGAAAAATATATTAAAAATCCTGCCCCAACAACCTGCCTTGTTTTAGTTGCAGGTGAGAAATTGCCGAAACGAAAGATTTTCCAAAAAATTGAAGAAATGTATCCAATAATAAATTTTTATAATTTACCGGACAATCAACTGTGCAACTGGATACTGGATTATGTTAGCAACCTCCCCCCCCCGCCGTTTAACAAACAAATTTCAATAGATGCAGCGGATAGTATAATAAAAATTACCGGGAATGCGCTTTTTGATATAAAAAACGAAGTTGATAAGTTGATTTTATATACGGCTGAAAAATCAGAGATAACGATTGACGATGTTGAAGACTGCTGTGGACATTTCAGACAGCATTCAGTATTTGAGTTGTTATCACCACTTGCCAAAAAAAATATTGATATGGCAATAAAAATCCTGACAAATCTGTTTAACAACGGCGAAGACGAATTCGGGCTACTCGGTGTTCTGTCAGACAGATACAGAAAATATCAGCAGTTTTTTGAAGCCAAATCGCATGGAGCAACCGATTGGGACGCATTAAAAGAGACCGAGATAAAATTTTTTCAGAAAGAGTTCTTAGACGATGTTAGACAACTTGAATGGGCAGAAATAAAATCGGCTTTGCAACAGATTCTGGAAACAGAGATAAAAATGAAATCAGGCATGGGGGGTGGGGGAGGGAGTCAGGTTTGTCTTGAGCAACTAGTTTTTGAACTGTGCCAATAA
- the rpsT gene encoding 30S ribosomal protein S20, translated as MKLKTGRHTSSLKEARKNLKRRLFNKAVKSRIKTEIKKFESALTAKNFENAKELLKIISSMLDKAAKKKNIHKKNASRKIARLSTRLLAQFKN; from the coding sequence ATGAAACTAAAAACTGGCAGACACACATCCAGCTTAAAAGAGGCACGAAAAAATCTAAAAAGACGCTTGTTTAATAAAGCAGTCAAATCCAGAATCAAAACTGAAATCAAAAAATTTGAATCAGCATTAACAGCCAAAAATTTTGAAAATGCAAAAGAACTATTAAAAATTATTTCAAGTATGCTGGATAAAGCAGCAAAGAAAAAAAATATCCATAAAAAAAACGCATCACGCAAAATTGCACGGCTTTCCACTCGGTTATTGGCACAGTTCAAAAACTAG
- a CDS encoding lytic transglycosylase domain-containing protein: MIQNVMPCLTRNLSILLLTCYLLLSTVYLLNARQGTLILKNGNKINGEITVTEKGDYMVETRKYSMLFLQNEINSVKYSTTKSKDTSKSFVKKMKNTKKQSSNRPTPDSSRGLQSPNYDYDLLIHIYADKYNIDPAFVKAVMEAESNFNPNDVSSKGAVGLMQLMPQTAKGLNVDPENTEQNIEGGVKYLNYLLQKFDNSVLALAAYNAGPNAVKKYSKKGGGIPPYNETQTYIENVLRNYQKHKSDKQFWYFVDEKGCLRISDNPKDKRYKRLER, translated from the coding sequence ATGATACAAAATGTCATGCCATGCTTGACACGGAATCTATCAATCTTACTTTTAACTTGTTACCTTTTACTTTCTACCGTCTACCTTCTTAATGCCAGGCAGGGAACTCTTATCTTAAAAAATGGGAACAAAATTAACGGCGAAATTACAGTTACTGAAAAAGGCGACTATATGGTTGAGACAAGAAAATACTCAATGTTATTTTTACAAAATGAAATCAACTCGGTAAAATATAGCACGACTAAATCTAAAGATACTTCAAAAAGTTTTGTTAAAAAAATGAAAAATACCAAAAAGCAATCGTCTAATCGCCCGACCCCAGACTCAAGTCGTGGGTTACAATCGCCTAATTATGACTACGACCTGCTTATTCATATCTATGCTGATAAATACAACATTGACCCTGCGTTTGTAAAGGCGGTAATGGAGGCAGAGTCAAATTTTAATCCAAACGATGTCTCATCAAAAGGCGCTGTAGGACTGATGCAACTGATGCCGCAAACTGCAAAAGGACTGAATGTAGACCCTGAAAATACCGAGCAAAATATTGAAGGTGGTGTTAAGTATCTTAACTATCTGTTACAAAAATTTGATAATTCAGTACTTGCACTTGCGGCGTATAATGCGGGTCCAAATGCGGTAAAAAAATATAGTAAAAAAGGGGGGGGGATTCCACCATATAATGAAACACAAACATATATTGAGAATGTTTTACGAAACTACCAGAAACATAAGTCAGACAAACAGTTCTGGTATTTTGTTGATGAAAAAGGCTGTTTACGTATTTCTGACAATCCAAAAGATAAAAGATACAAGAGATTGGAAAGGTAA
- a CDS encoding MGMT family protein — protein MRNKMLMVAKMKNEKLKRKIQNSDYPAFYKQVWLECLKIKKGHLSTYSEIARRIGKPKSARAVGNALAKNPFAPEVPCHRVIRKNGKLGGYSKGLKQKLRLLTNEKKNSIIIYRKIYG, from the coding sequence ATGAGAAACAAAATGCTTATGGTTGCAAAAATGAAAAATGAAAAATTGAAACGGAAAATCCAAAATTCGGATTATCCAGCATTTTACAAACAGGTTTGGCTGGAGTGTTTAAAAATTAAAAAAGGACATTTGTCCACTTATTCTGAAATTGCCCGACGGATAGGAAAACCGAAATCAGCACGAGCAGTCGGGAATGCACTTGCTAAAAACCCGTTTGCACCAGAAGTCCCATGCCACAGAGTTATCAGAAAAAATGGTAAACTCGGCGGATATTCAAAAGGGCTTAAACAGAAATTGCGATTATTGACAAACGAAAAAAAAAATAGTATAATAATTTACAGAAAGATTTATGGATAA
- the murJ gene encoding murein biosynthesis integral membrane protein MurJ, which produces MSSEKLKITKYIGYVSTGTLCSRILGYIRDMAVGWIFGAGMSADAFYAALRIPNLFRRLLGEGSLSASFVPVFSDYLATKEKKETEKLFNTVSTALVFVLLVVCVVGIIFAPQLTKIIAYGFTKTPEKLALTISLTRLIFPFLLFICLAAFLLAVLNSLKLFFIPAVAPSFLSISEIVFVLAIAPLLVNTSQIKGLAIAVVVGGLLQFLIQIPSIRKRGFSFKPIFNFNHPGLRQISFLMFPAMLGISIDQVNAFVDTVCASFLQQGCITALYYSNRLMQLPLALFGIAVASVSLPLMSASVSQKNTDEMKDTLTFSIKISSLAIFPAMAGLMILGKPMITLLFQHGKFDSQATLLTNSALFFYSMGLPAFSYVKIFAGGFYSFKETKTPVKIATSCMVLNAVLNIILMRPLGVGGLALATAISSWTNATLLFVALRKRVGGGRLLSGKKILVSLTKLVFATFIMAVVCYICSNYFFGNLVLKVLGTIVIGFAVYIFIVKLLRIEELKSVLSVIKKIS; this is translated from the coding sequence ATGTCAAGTGAAAAATTAAAAATTACCAAATATATCGGCTATGTATCAACAGGCACGCTGTGTTCAAGAATACTCGGCTATATTCGGGATATGGCTGTTGGCTGGATTTTTGGTGCCGGTATGTCTGCGGATGCGTTTTATGCAGCACTTAGAATCCCTAATCTTTTCAGACGGCTTTTAGGCGAAGGTTCGCTATCAGCATCATTCGTGCCTGTATTCAGCGACTATCTTGCTACTAAAGAAAAAAAAGAAACTGAAAAACTTTTTAATACTGTATCCACAGCACTTGTTTTTGTTCTGTTAGTTGTATGTGTCGTTGGGATAATTTTTGCACCGCAACTCACAAAAATTATCGCATATGGATTCACAAAAACACCAGAAAAATTGGCACTCACAATTTCACTAACCCGCCTAATCTTCCCGTTTCTTTTATTTATATGTCTTGCTGCGTTTCTTTTGGCTGTGTTGAATTCGCTAAAACTTTTTTTTATACCTGCAGTAGCACCGTCATTCCTATCAATTTCTGAAATTGTATTTGTTCTAGCGATTGCACCGCTTTTAGTTAATACGAGCCAGATAAAAGGGCTCGCAATCGCAGTTGTTGTCGGCGGACTTTTACAGTTCCTGATTCAAATACCATCAATAAGAAAGCGCGGGTTTTCATTTAAGCCGATTTTTAATTTCAACCATCCGGGATTAAGGCAGATATCCTTTTTGATGTTCCCGGCAATGTTAGGAATATCTATAGACCAGGTTAATGCGTTTGTTGATACAGTATGTGCCTCGTTTTTGCAGCAGGGTTGCATAACTGCACTTTACTATTCTAATCGGCTGATGCAACTACCTTTAGCGCTTTTCGGGATTGCAGTTGCGTCTGTTTCATTGCCGTTGATGTCTGCAAGTGTTTCCCAAAAAAATACTGATGAGATGAAAGATACACTTACGTTTTCAATAAAAATATCGTCACTGGCGATTTTTCCAGCAATGGCAGGACTGATGATTTTAGGCAAGCCGATGATAACGCTTCTATTTCAGCACGGTAAATTTGACAGTCAGGCGACTTTGCTGACAAATTCGGCATTATTTTTTTATTCTATGGGGCTGCCTGCGTTCAGTTATGTAAAAATTTTTGCAGGCGGGTTCTATTCGTTCAAAGAAACCAAAACACCAGTAAAAATAGCGACTTCCTGTATGGTATTGAATGCAGTTCTTAACATTATTCTTATGCGACCTCTGGGTGTCGGCGGGCTTGCACTTGCAACTGCAATCTCATCCTGGACAAATGCAACTTTACTTTTTGTGGCTTTAAGAAAACGAGTCGGCGGGGGGAGATTATTAAGTGGTAAAAAAATACTTGTATCACTTACAAAACTGGTTTTTGCAACATTTATAATGGCTGTCGTCTGCTATATCTGTTCTAACTATTTTTTCGGGAACCTTGTTCTGAAAGTGCTCGGGACGATTGTGATTGGATTTGCTGTATATATTTTCATAGTCAAACTTTTAAGGATTGAAGAATTAAAATCTGTACTATCAGTTATCAAAAAAATTTCATAA